A single region of the Pan troglodytes isolate AG18354 chromosome 18, NHGRI_mPanTro3-v2.0_pri, whole genome shotgun sequence genome encodes:
- the CENPT gene encoding centromere protein T isoform X1 produces the protein MADDNPDSDSTPRTLLRRVLDTADPRTPRRPRSARAGARRALLETASSRRLSGQTRTIARGRSHGARSIGRSAHIQASGHLEEQTPRTLLKNILLTAPESSILMPESVVKPVPARQVVQPSRQESSCGSLELQLPELEPPTTLAPGLLAPGRRKQRLRLSMFQQGVDQGLSLSQEPQGNADASSLTRSLNLTFATPLQPQSVQRPGLARRPPARRAVDVGAFLRDLRDTSLAPPNIVLEDTQPFSQPMVGSPHVYHSLPCTPHTGAEDAEQAAGRKTQSSGPGLQKNSPGKPAQFLAGEAEEGDAFALGFLSTSSGVSGEDEVEPLHGGVEEAEKKMEEEGVSMSEMEATGAQGPSRVEEAEGHTEVTEAEGSQGTAEADGPGASSGDEDASGRAASPESASSTPESLQARRHHQFIEPAPAPGAAVLSSEPAEPLLVRHPPRPRTTGPRPRQDPHKAGLSHYVKLFSFYAKMPMERKALEMVEKCLDKYFQHLCDDLEVFAAHAGRKTVKPEDLELLMRRQGLVTDQVSLHVLVERHLPLEYRQLLIPCAYSGNSVFPAQ, from the exons ATGGCTGACGACAACCCTGACAGCGACTCCACGCCGCGCACGCTGCTGCGACGCGTGCTGGATACAGCGGACCCGCGCACCCCGCGGCGACCCCGGAGTGCTCGGGCTGG AGCCCGGAGAGCCCTGCTTGAAACGGCTTCCTCCAGGAGGTTGAGTGGCCAAACAAGGACGATAGCCAGAGGGCGTTCCCATGGAGCCAGG TCTATTGGCAGATCGGCCCATATTCAGGCCAGTGGGCACTTGGAGGAACAGACACCTCGGACGCTGCTGAAGAACATCCTACTAACTG CCCCAGAATCTTCCATCCTGATGCCTGAGTCGGTAGTGAAGCCAGTGCCAGCACGGCAGGTGGTCCAACCCTCCAGACAAGAGAGCAGTTGCGGCAG CCTGGAGCTGCAACTTCCTGAGCTCGAGCCCCCCACAACCCTGGCTCCAGGTCTGCTGGCCCCTGgcaggaggaaacagaggctgagaCTGTCAATGTTTCAGCAGGGAGTGGACCAGGGGTTGTCTCTCTCCCAAG AGCCTCAAGGGAATGCTGATGCCTCTTCCCTCACCAG ATCCCTCAACCTGACCTTTGCCACACCTCTTCAGCCACAGTCAGTGCAGAGGCCTGGCTTGGCCCGCAGACCTCCAGCCCGCCGAGCTGTAGACGTGGGTGCCTTTTTGCGGGATCTGCGAGATACTTCCCTGGCTCCTCCAA ACATTGTGTTGGAGGACACCCAGCCGTTCTCTCAGCCCATGGTTGGCTCCCCCCATGTGTATCACTCCCTGCCCTGCACGCCTCACACTGGGGCTGAAGACGCTGAGCAGGCTGCCGGTCGCAAGACACAGAGCAGTGGGCCTGGGCTGCAGAAGAATA GCCCTGGGAAACCAGCCCAGTTTCTGGCaggagaggcagaggagggcgATGCCTTTGCTCTGGGCTTCCTGAGCACCAGCAGTGGTGTCTCTGGAGAAGATGAAGTAGAGCCCTTACACGGTGGAGTTgaagaggcagagaaaaagatGGAAGAAGAAGGTGTGAGTATGAGTGAAATGGAGGCAACAGGAGCACAAGGACCCAGCAGGGTAGAAGAGGCCGAGGGACACACAGAGGTGACAGAAGCAGAGGGATCCCAGGGGACTGCTGAGGCTGACGGGCCAGGAGCATCTTCAGGGGATGAGGATGCCTCTGGCAGGGCAG CAAGTCCAGAGTCGGCCTCCAGCACCCCTGAGTCTCTCCAGGCCAGGCGACATCATCAGTTTATTGAGCCAGCCCCAGCGCCTGGTGCTGCAGT CTTATCTTCAGAGCCTGCAGAGCCTCTGTTGGTCAGGCATCCCCCTAGGCCCCGGACCACCGGCCCCAGGCCCCGGCAAGATCCCCACAAGGCTGGACTGAGCCACTATGTGAAACTCTTTAGCTTCTATGCCAAGATGCCCATGGAGAGGAAGGCTCTTGAGATGGTGGAGAAGTG CCTAGATAAATATTTCCAGCATCTTTGTGATGATCTGGAGGTATTTGCTGCTCATGCTGGCCGCAAGACTGTGAAGCCAGAGGACCTGGAGCTGCTGATGCGGCG GCAGGGCCTGGTCACTGACCAAGTCTCACTGCACGTGCTAGTGGAGCGGCACCTGCCCCTGGAGTACCGGCAGCTGCTCATCCCCTGCGCATACAGTGGCAACTCTGTCTTCCCTGCCCAGTAG
- the CENPT gene encoding centromere protein T isoform X3 produces MADDNPDSDSTPRTLLRRVLDTADPRTPRRPRSARAGARRALLETASSRRLSGQTRTIARGRSHGARSIGRSAHIQASGHLEEQTPRTLLKNILLTAPESSILMPESVVKPVPARQVVQPSRQESSCGSLELQLPELEPPTTLAPGLLAPGRRKQRLRLSMFQQGVDQGLSLSQEPQGNADASSLTRSLNLTFATPLQPQSVQRPGLARRPPARRAVDVGAFLRDLRDTSLAPPNIVLEDTQPFSQPMVGSPHVYHSLPCTPHTGAEDAEQAAGRKTQSSGPGLQKNSPGKPAQFLAGEAEEGDAFALGFLSTSSGVSGEDEVEPLHGGVEEAEKKMEEEASPESASSTPESLQARRHHQFIEPAPAPGAAVLSSEPAEPLLVRHPPRPRTTGPRPRQDPHKAGLSHYVKLFSFYAKMPMERKALEMVEKCLDKYFQHLCDDLEVFAAHAGRKTVKPEDLELLMRRQGLVTDQVSLHVLVERHLPLEYRQLLIPCAYSGNSVFPAQ; encoded by the exons ATGGCTGACGACAACCCTGACAGCGACTCCACGCCGCGCACGCTGCTGCGACGCGTGCTGGATACAGCGGACCCGCGCACCCCGCGGCGACCCCGGAGTGCTCGGGCTGG AGCCCGGAGAGCCCTGCTTGAAACGGCTTCCTCCAGGAGGTTGAGTGGCCAAACAAGGACGATAGCCAGAGGGCGTTCCCATGGAGCCAGG TCTATTGGCAGATCGGCCCATATTCAGGCCAGTGGGCACTTGGAGGAACAGACACCTCGGACGCTGCTGAAGAACATCCTACTAACTG CCCCAGAATCTTCCATCCTGATGCCTGAGTCGGTAGTGAAGCCAGTGCCAGCACGGCAGGTGGTCCAACCCTCCAGACAAGAGAGCAGTTGCGGCAG CCTGGAGCTGCAACTTCCTGAGCTCGAGCCCCCCACAACCCTGGCTCCAGGTCTGCTGGCCCCTGgcaggaggaaacagaggctgagaCTGTCAATGTTTCAGCAGGGAGTGGACCAGGGGTTGTCTCTCTCCCAAG AGCCTCAAGGGAATGCTGATGCCTCTTCCCTCACCAG ATCCCTCAACCTGACCTTTGCCACACCTCTTCAGCCACAGTCAGTGCAGAGGCCTGGCTTGGCCCGCAGACCTCCAGCCCGCCGAGCTGTAGACGTGGGTGCCTTTTTGCGGGATCTGCGAGATACTTCCCTGGCTCCTCCAA ACATTGTGTTGGAGGACACCCAGCCGTTCTCTCAGCCCATGGTTGGCTCCCCCCATGTGTATCACTCCCTGCCCTGCACGCCTCACACTGGGGCTGAAGACGCTGAGCAGGCTGCCGGTCGCAAGACACAGAGCAGTGGGCCTGGGCTGCAGAAGAATA GCCCTGGGAAACCAGCCCAGTTTCTGGCaggagaggcagaggagggcgATGCCTTTGCTCTGGGCTTCCTGAGCACCAGCAGTGGTGTCTCTGGAGAAGATGAAGTAGAGCCCTTACACGGTGGAGTTgaagaggcagagaaaaagatGGAAGAAGAAG CAAGTCCAGAGTCGGCCTCCAGCACCCCTGAGTCTCTCCAGGCCAGGCGACATCATCAGTTTATTGAGCCAGCCCCAGCGCCTGGTGCTGCAGT CTTATCTTCAGAGCCTGCAGAGCCTCTGTTGGTCAGGCATCCCCCTAGGCCCCGGACCACCGGCCCCAGGCCCCGGCAAGATCCCCACAAGGCTGGACTGAGCCACTATGTGAAACTCTTTAGCTTCTATGCCAAGATGCCCATGGAGAGGAAGGCTCTTGAGATGGTGGAGAAGTG CCTAGATAAATATTTCCAGCATCTTTGTGATGATCTGGAGGTATTTGCTGCTCATGCTGGCCGCAAGACTGTGAAGCCAGAGGACCTGGAGCTGCTGATGCGGCG GCAGGGCCTGGTCACTGACCAAGTCTCACTGCACGTGCTAGTGGAGCGGCACCTGCCCCTGGAGTACCGGCAGCTGCTCATCCCCTGCGCATACAGTGGCAACTCTGTCTTCCCTGCCCAGTAG
- the CENPT gene encoding centromere protein T isoform X2, which translates to MADDNPDSDSTPRTLLRRVLDTADPRTPRRPRSARAGARRALLETASSRRLSGQTRTIARGRSHGARSIGRSAHIQASGHLEEQTPRTLLKNILLTAPESSILMPESVVKPVPARQVVQPSRQESSCGSLELQLPELEPPTTLAPGLLAPGRRKQRLRLSMFQQGVDQGLSLSQEPQGNADASSLTRSLNLTFATPLQPQSVQRPGLARRPPARRAVDVGAFLRDLRDTSLAPPSPGKPAQFLAGEAEEGDAFALGFLSTSSGVSGEDEVEPLHGGVEEAEKKMEEEGVSMSEMEATGAQGPSRVEEAEGHTEVTEAEGSQGTAEADGPGASSGDEDASGRAASPESASSTPESLQARRHHQFIEPAPAPGAAVLSSEPAEPLLVRHPPRPRTTGPRPRQDPHKAGLSHYVKLFSFYAKMPMERKALEMVEKCLDKYFQHLCDDLEVFAAHAGRKTVKPEDLELLMRRQGLVTDQVSLHVLVERHLPLEYRQLLIPCAYSGNSVFPAQ; encoded by the exons ATGGCTGACGACAACCCTGACAGCGACTCCACGCCGCGCACGCTGCTGCGACGCGTGCTGGATACAGCGGACCCGCGCACCCCGCGGCGACCCCGGAGTGCTCGGGCTGG AGCCCGGAGAGCCCTGCTTGAAACGGCTTCCTCCAGGAGGTTGAGTGGCCAAACAAGGACGATAGCCAGAGGGCGTTCCCATGGAGCCAGG TCTATTGGCAGATCGGCCCATATTCAGGCCAGTGGGCACTTGGAGGAACAGACACCTCGGACGCTGCTGAAGAACATCCTACTAACTG CCCCAGAATCTTCCATCCTGATGCCTGAGTCGGTAGTGAAGCCAGTGCCAGCACGGCAGGTGGTCCAACCCTCCAGACAAGAGAGCAGTTGCGGCAG CCTGGAGCTGCAACTTCCTGAGCTCGAGCCCCCCACAACCCTGGCTCCAGGTCTGCTGGCCCCTGgcaggaggaaacagaggctgagaCTGTCAATGTTTCAGCAGGGAGTGGACCAGGGGTTGTCTCTCTCCCAAG AGCCTCAAGGGAATGCTGATGCCTCTTCCCTCACCAG ATCCCTCAACCTGACCTTTGCCACACCTCTTCAGCCACAGTCAGTGCAGAGGCCTGGCTTGGCCCGCAGACCTCCAGCCCGCCGAGCTGTAGACGTGGGTGCCTTTTTGCGGGATCTGCGAGATACTTCCCTGGCTCCTCCAA GCCCTGGGAAACCAGCCCAGTTTCTGGCaggagaggcagaggagggcgATGCCTTTGCTCTGGGCTTCCTGAGCACCAGCAGTGGTGTCTCTGGAGAAGATGAAGTAGAGCCCTTACACGGTGGAGTTgaagaggcagagaaaaagatGGAAGAAGAAGGTGTGAGTATGAGTGAAATGGAGGCAACAGGAGCACAAGGACCCAGCAGGGTAGAAGAGGCCGAGGGACACACAGAGGTGACAGAAGCAGAGGGATCCCAGGGGACTGCTGAGGCTGACGGGCCAGGAGCATCTTCAGGGGATGAGGATGCCTCTGGCAGGGCAG CAAGTCCAGAGTCGGCCTCCAGCACCCCTGAGTCTCTCCAGGCCAGGCGACATCATCAGTTTATTGAGCCAGCCCCAGCGCCTGGTGCTGCAGT CTTATCTTCAGAGCCTGCAGAGCCTCTGTTGGTCAGGCATCCCCCTAGGCCCCGGACCACCGGCCCCAGGCCCCGGCAAGATCCCCACAAGGCTGGACTGAGCCACTATGTGAAACTCTTTAGCTTCTATGCCAAGATGCCCATGGAGAGGAAGGCTCTTGAGATGGTGGAGAAGTG CCTAGATAAATATTTCCAGCATCTTTGTGATGATCTGGAGGTATTTGCTGCTCATGCTGGCCGCAAGACTGTGAAGCCAGAGGACCTGGAGCTGCTGATGCGGCG GCAGGGCCTGGTCACTGACCAAGTCTCACTGCACGTGCTAGTGGAGCGGCACCTGCCCCTGGAGTACCGGCAGCTGCTCATCCCCTGCGCATACAGTGGCAACTCTGTCTTCCCTGCCCAGTAG
- the CENPT gene encoding centromere protein T (The RefSeq protein has 1 substitution compared to this genomic sequence): MADDNPDSDSTPRTLLRRVLDTADPRTPRRPRSARAGARRALLETASSRRLSGQTRTIARGRSHGARSIGRSAHIQASGHLEEQTPRTLLKNILLTAPESSILMPESVVKPVPARQVVQPSRQESSCGSLELQLPELEPPTTLAPGLLAPGRRKQRLRLSMFQQGVDQGLSLSQEPQGNADASSLTRSLNLTFATPLQPQSVQRPGLPRRPPARRAVDVGAFLRDLRDTSLAPPNIVLEDTQPFSQPMVGSPHVYHSLPCTPHTGAEDAEQAAGRKTQSSGPGLQKNSPGKPAQFLAGEAEEGDAFALGFLSTSSGVSGEDEVEPLHGGVEEAEKKMEEEGVSMSEMEATGAQGPSRVEEAEGHTEVTEAEGSQGTAEADGPGASSGDEDASGRAASPESASSTPESLQARRHHQFIEPAPAPGAAVLSSEPAEPLLVRHPPRPRTTGPRPRQDPHKAGLSHYVKLFSFYAKMPMERKALEMVEKCLDKYFQHLCDDLEVFAAHAGRKTVKPEDLELLMRRQGLVTDQVSLHVLVERHLPLEYRQLLIPCAYSGNSVFPAQ, from the exons ATGGCTGACGACAACCCTGACAGCGACTCCACGCCGCGCACGCTGCTGCGACGCGTGCTGGATACAGCGGACCCGCGCACCCCGCGGCGACCCCGGAGTGCTCGGGCTGG AGCCCGGAGAGCCCTGCTTGAAACGGCTTCCTCCAGGAGGTTGAGTGGCCAAACAAGGACGATAGCCAGAGGGCGTTCCCATGGAGCCAGG TCTATTGGCAGATCGGCCCATATTCAGGCCAGTGGGCACTTGGAGGAACAGACACCTCGGACGCTGCTGAAGAACATCCTACTAACTG CCCCAGAATCTTCCATCCTGATGCCTGAGTCGGTAGTGAAGCCAGTGCCAGCACGGCAGGTGGTCCAACCCTCCAGACAAGAGAGCAGTTGCGGCAG CCTGGAGCTGCAACTTCCTGAGCTCGAGCCCCCCACAACCCTGGCTCCAGGTCTGCTGGCCCCTGgcaggaggaaacagaggctgagaCTGTCAATGTTTCAGCAGGGAGTGGACCAGGGGTTGTCTCTCTCCCAAG AGCCTCAAGGGAATGCTGATGCCTCTTCCCTCACCAG ATCCCTCAACCTGACCTTTGCCACACCTCTTCAGCCACAGTCAGTGCAGAGGCCTGGCTTGGCCCGCAGACCTCCAGCCCGCCGAGCTGTAGACGTGGGTGCCTTTTTGCGGGATCTGCGAGATACTTCCCTGGCTCCTCCAA ACATTGTGTTGGAGGACACCCAGCCGTTCTCTCAGCCCATGGTTGGCTCCCCCCATGTGTATCACTCCCTGCCCTGCACGCCTCACACTGGGGCTGAAGACGCTGAGCAGGCTGCCGGTCGCAAGACACAGAGCAGTGGGCCTGGGCTGCAGAAGAATA GCCCTGGGAAACCAGCCCAGTTTCTGGCaggagaggcagaggagggcgATGCCTTTGCTCTGGGCTTCCTGAGCACCAGCAGTGGTGTCTCTGGAGAAGATGAAGTAGAGCCCTTACACGGTGGAGTTgaagaggcagagaaaaagatGGAAGAAGAAGGTGTGAGTATGAGTGAAATGGAGGCAACAGGAGCACAAGGACCCAGCAGGGTAGAAGAGGCCGAGGGACACACAGAGGTGACAGAAGCAGAGGGATCCCAGGGGACTGCTGAGGCTGACGGGCCAGGAGCATCTTCAGGGGATGAGGATGCCTCTGGCAGGGCAG CAAGTCCAGAGTCGGCCTCCAGCACCCCTGAGTCTCTCCAGGCCAGGCGACATCATCAGTTTATTGAGCCAGCCCCAGCGCCTGGTGCTGCAGT CTTATCTTCAGAGCCTGCAGAGCCTCTGTTGGTCAGGCATCCCCCTAGGCCCCGGACCACCGGCCCCAGGCCCCGGCAAGATCCCCACAAGGCTGGACTGAGCCACTATGTGAAACTCTTTAGCTTCTATGCCAAGATGCCCATGGAGAGGAAGGCTCTTGAGATGGTGGAGAAGTG CCTAGATAAATATTTCCAGCATCTTTGTGATGATCTGGAGGTATTTGCTGCTCATGCTGGCCGCAAGACTGTGAAGCCAGAGGACCTGGAGCTGCTGATGCGGCG GCAGGGCCTGGTCACTGACCAAGTCTCACTGCACGTGCTAGTGGAGCGGCACCTGCCCCTGGAGTACCGGCAGCTGCTCATCCCCTGCGCATACAGTGGCAACTCTGTCTTCCCTGCCCAGTAG